CGGCGGCCTGTACGACCCGCACGTTCGGCGGGGCCGCCGCGGTCAGCAGCCGGGCCAGACGGGGCACCGGCTCGACGGTCACCACCCGCCGCGCCCGCCCGGCCAGCCTTCGCGTCCACGGCCCGTACCAGCCGCCCACGTCCACGGCCGTCCCGCAGCCCGCCGGGCACAGCTCGGCCAGCCGGGCGAGCTCCGGCTCGAACCGCGGGTACACGGCCCGCGCGGCCGCCGCGACGAGACGGGTGGGCAGCAGGGGGGCCACTCTCGCCGCCCAGGTGCGGGCAGGTCCGGTCATGAAGTCATCCCTGGGGTCTCGGGGGAGGCGCCGGCACAGCGCTTCAGCAGGTCCTCGTGCTCGTCGTCCGACACCTGTTCACCTGAGGCCGGCAGCAGCTGCGGGATGCCGTCGACGATCGGGTAGCGGCGCCGCAGTCGCGGGTTGTAGAGGGCCTCGTCCGGCGGTACGAGGTGCAGCGGGCCCTTGTCGAGCGGGCAGGCCAGGATCTGGAGCAGCGGGTCGTCGGGGTTCATGGGGGTGTCAACTCCTTGGCGCCGATGGGGGGTTGAGGAGCCGGATCGTGCTTGGGCATGGCCAGCAGTACGGCGACGGCGAGCACCGTGCCGGCGAGCCGCAGCGCGAGCCGCAACGGGTCGTGGGGCAGGGACTCGCCGAACGAGAGCGTGCCGAACACCGCCGTGTACAGACAGGTCACCGTCGTGCACACCGGCACGATCAGCGAGGCCCGGCAGCGCTGCAGCGCCGCCTGCGACATCACCAGGCCGAACGCCCCGGTGAACAACAGGAGATACGGATACGGGGAGCCCAACAACTCAACCACCGCGCTGCCCAGGCCACTTGACGTGAGATAGCTCGACACCCCCTTGATCGCCAGTGAGCTGACCCCGTACAGCAGGCCCACCGCCACGCCGTACTCGACACCGGTCGTCGGCATCCGGTGGCGGTGCCGGGTACGCCGCTCGGCGGACCCGTACAGCCACACGCCCGCCGCCAGCGACGGCACGCACACCAGCAGGATCAGCTGGTAGGGGGCGTCCCGGCTGACCCGGTCCGAGCCCTCCTTCAGGGACAGCACGACCATGAGCAGCGCGAGCAGGATGGCGCCCAGCGCGTACCGCTCCCGCCCGGACGTCTCCTCGCCCAGCAGCCGCGCGGACAGCAGCACCAGCAGCACCAGACCGGAGACGAAGATGCCCTGCGCGGCCGCGATCGGCAGCGTCCGGTACACCGCGAGCTGCGCCCCGAACCCGGCCGCCAGCGACAGCGACCCGCCGATCCACAGCGGACTGCGCAGCACCAGCCCCAGCAGCTTCGCCGGTTGCCGGATCGTCACCTCCGGCAGGGAGCTCAACGCCCGCTTCTCCAGCACGAATCCGACGCTGTACAGGGTGTTCGCCAACAGGGCCGCCGCCACTCCCCACCACATGGTCCACGCCCCCTAGGTCTTGCGCGCGTGCAGCAGCAGGATCGACGCGAGCGACGGTCTGGCACACGCCAGCCGGTCCAGTGCCCGCAGCGGACGCGGCACCCCGTGGAAAGGGGCCCCTTCCAGTCGTACGACCTCGAAGCCGGCCGCCGCCACGAACTCCCGGAGCGCACGCGCCGTGTACAGCCGCAGATGCCCCACCACCTCCCGACCCGGCCGGCCGTGGACGGCCCGCAGACTCACCTCCGAGAACACCGGCTGGACCCCGGCGAGGAGCAGCCCGCGGTTGTACCAGGCGGCCAGGTTCGGGGTGGACAGCATGAGATGACCTCCGGGACGCAGGATGCGGCGGATCTCGTCCAGCGCCGAGTCCGGGTCGACGAGGTGCTCGACGACCTCGCTGAACAGCACGGCGTCCACGGAGCCGTCCCTGAACGGCAGCCCGGCGCCGGTCAGTTCGCCCCGGACGGCGTACGGCAGCCGGGCGCGGGCCCGCTTGAGGGCGTCCTGGGACCAGTCGACGCCGACGATCCGGTGACCGGTGAGGAGCGGGGCGGCGGTGGCGGCGGCGGTGCCGTCGCCGCAGCCGATGTCGAGGACGGTGCACGATTTTTTTTCGGGGGCCCTGAGAGCCCGGACCAGCATGCGGGCCTGGCGCAGGGAGCGGGGGGTGCCGGAGGCGACCGGGACGGCGGGGTCCTCGTAGAAGTCCCTGAGGCCGCCGCGGCGCGGGGGCGCGGTGGTGTTCACGGGGCGACCTCCGTGGGGGGCGCGGTGGTGTTCACGGGGCGACCTCCGTGGTGTGCAGGTAGTGCTCGAACAGGTCCCGCAGGTGGGCGCCGTCGCCGTGGCTGAGCAGGGCCCGTGACCAGCGCAGCGCGAGGTGCAGCCGGCCCGCGGTCGAGGCCGTCGTGACCGTGAGGCCGCGGGGCATCCTGGCGGGCGCCGAGAACCACACGGCGTGCGCGCGGCCGGCCTCCTCGCCGAAGTCCAGGGGGTACGGGACGCGGCCGATGTTGCTGAGCAGGGTGGTGGAGGTCCAGGGGGCGGCGGCCTTGCGGAGACCTCTGGTGAGTGCGGCACGCCAGGTCACGGGGGTGATGGGGGCGGTGAGAAGGCCCGCGCCGTGGCCCAGTTGGGGGCGGCTGAGGGATTTCAGGGCGCGGGTCCGCTGCGCGGTGCGGCGCAGGAGGTCGGGCATGTCCTCGGGCTTGCGCGTCAACTCCGCCGGCGCGAAAGGGACTTCTACGAGTCTGGTGCCGTTTCCTATCGGCATCGTCATGTCCCTCGGGCGGTCGTCCACGGGCATGGTGATGCGGAGGGGGCGGGGGGTCTCGCCGTGTTCTCTGTTCCAGTGGGCGATCGTCAGGGCCGTGGTGACCATGAGCTGGTCGTTGACCGTGTAGGGGGAGCCCTTGGGGCGGTGGGGGAGGGGGAGTTCGGTGACGAGGAGGCCGTTGCCGGGGGAGTTCTCGGGTGTTCCGTGCGCTACGCGGGCGGGGCGGGTCCAGTTCGAGGGGGTGTCGGTTTTTTGAGGGGGGTCCGGGGGGCGGGTGGGGGCTGGGGAGGGGGAGTTGTCCTTGCCGCCGTAGATTTCCGCTGCCGTGGCGAGGATGCGGAGGCAGGCGGGGCCGTCCAGGGCTGTGTGGTTGATGGTGAGGAACAGGACGGTCGTTTGTCGGGCGCGGGCCGGTGGGGGTTTGTCGCGCAGTTCCCCGCGCCCCCAAACAGGTGGGTGCGGGCCGACTATGTCCATTGCCTCGCTGCCTTCCGCCCGGCCTGCGCCCTCCACGACCTCCAGCCGGATCGGTGGGGACAGTGACAGAGGGGGTGCCTCGATCAGCGCCCGTGTCCTCGCGTCCCGCAGTGCGTTCCGCCCCGGAGCCGGAAAAGTCACCACCTCCACATCCGGCCCCGCCGTCAGCTCCCACTCATAGCGGCGCCGGTACCAGCCCCCCGGGGCCTCCCGCATCAGGATCCGGGGGTGGCGGTGCAGGGCCTCCACGAACGCCTTTCGCAGCCGGGACTGGTCCAGCCGTCCCGGCAGATGCACCTCGATGTGGACCGTCTCCGGTTCCTCCTCCTGGAGGCAGTGGCGGGAGACCTCGTCCACCACCGGGAACGGGATCCGTGCGGGAGGCGTCATGCCGGTTCGCCCCTTTCCTTCTCCACCTGAACCGGCGGGAGTTGCTGCGTGGGTGCCTCGGACTCGGGTGGTGTCTCCGGCTCGCGCACGCTCACCAGTGCCGCGAACAGGCCGATCAGCGCCAGCAGTTGGGCCGCGTGACCGAAGGCTCCCGCCGCCGCGCCCACCGGCTCGCCCGCCCCGGTGGCCGCCGCGATCCCGGCCCCCGCCAGGGACACCAGGGCGATCGGCACCAGCCAGGTGTGACGTCGGGAGGCGAGCAGGGCCAGCGCCGGGACCAGCAGGGCGAACCAGCCGGCGATGACCACGCCGACCAGCGTCAGCGCCACCGCCCCGAGCCACACCCCGGGCGCCGGGGGCACCGGCTGCGGTTCGTCGGGGTTCGGGGAGCGCCTGCGCCACAGCACCAGGCCCACCAGGACTGCCAGTGCGACCCCGCTGCCGATCAGCGCGCCGTCGTACGTCGTCGCGGGCTCGTAGGACAGTTTCACCGTGCCGCCCGCGCCCGCGGGGATCCGCCAGCCCTGCTGCCAGCCGTCCAGCCGGACCGGCGACAGCGTCTTGCCGTTCAGGGTGGCCTTCCAGCCGTCGTTGTGGTTCTCGTACGTCGTCAGGTACGAGGCCGCTCCCGCACCGACCGTGACCGCGCGCTTGTCGCCGAGCCAGTCCTGGATGCGCAGCTCACGGCTGAGCGCGGTGGGTTCGGCGACCGTGCCACGGGTCAGGGTGAGGTCGGTGAGGGCGAGCGGTCCGGCGTCGCCGGCCTCGACCACGTGCTCGCCCGAGGCGAGGGACAACTCGGCGTCGGACCGCCCGCTCTGACAGAGCGTCACCATCAGCGGGCGTCGGTCGGTCAGGTCGCGGATCCGGCCCGACACGCCGGTCTGGTACAGCTTGCCGTCGACCGCCACCACCGGGCCCTGTCCGCACGGCAGCGAGAACGTCCGGGATGCCTTGGGCTGCGGGGTCCGGTACTGGTCGAGGGCCGGGAGGTACGCCTCCGTCAGGCCCACCGGGAGTTGGAGGTCCTCGTCGGCGACCGGGTTGTGCAGGGTCAGCGGGGCCGTCCTGGTGATCGTGATGTCGAGGCGGTCGGTGGTGATCGCCGGGAAGCGCACCGCGCCGTTCTCGTCGACCCCGGCGACCGTCGCGCCGTCCGGCGAGGTGATGTCCACCTCGGTGGGCCGGGTGGACAGGCCGCCCGCGGGTGCCAGCACGATCTCGGAGATGGGCTGCTTCCCGTTCCAGCTCAGGTGGATGGTGGGGCGGTCGCCCGCGATCCAGGCCGTCGTGAGGTCGCCGTCGGTGAGGTTGCGGGCGGACAGGCCGGTGCCGAGGCCGGCCGTGGAGTCGGCGGTCGCGGTGATGCGGTTGCGCTGGTCCGGGGCGACCTCGTACAGCAGCTTGTCGAGTGCCTCCCCGCTCACCGGCACCGCGCTCGCCTTCACGGCGTACGTCCCCGACGTCTCGGTGGTGAACCGGCGGTGCAGGCCCGCCTCGGTGCCGGTCGGGGAGATCCCGGCCGGGTCGGGCACCCGGTGCAGGGAGAAGGTCTCGGCGGCCGCGTCGGAGGAGTCCGCGTCGGTCGGCAGCCGCAGCAGCCGGGTCACCTGGACGTCCGGCAGGTCGATCTCCGAGAAACCGGCCCCGGCGAGCCCGGTCCGCCGCGCCACCGAGTCCGTGATCGTCAGCTTCATCCAACCCGTCGTCCCGGGCGGCGACTTGATGCTCTGCGTCGAGCCGTCGGCGCGCAGGAAGCTGGTCCGTGACCCGTTCTCCGTCTCCACCCGCACCTTGGTCGCCGCCGACCGCACGCTCTCCTGCGGCAGCGGGGTGACCTTGAACGAGGAGGGCATGTCGTACGCCGGATCGGAGAAGGCGATGCGCAGCCACTGCCCGTCCGGGGAGCCCGCGACGCCCTCCGCCCACGCGGTGTCCGGGTTGCCGTCGAAGGCGTTGGCCGGGTCGAACTGCGGGAGGTGGAACAGCCAGTTGCCGTACGACGACGCCGTCACCGAGCGGGCGCCGCGCAGTTCGGCGACGGTCTGGTGGTCGAGGCCCTTCGTCGGCAGGATCTGGTGCGGTTTCTCCCCGGCGTCCTGGGCGGCCCCGGAGGCGTTCCGCTCGTCCTCGGTGTACGTGTACGACGTGTTCGCGTTGACCAGCCCGAAGCGGGTGTCGGCGCGCCGCAGCCCGTCACCCACGATCTGGAGCGACGGGGTGCCCAGCCCGGGGTGGTTGTCGCCGGTCAGCACCGTGGCCCGGCCGCGCAGTTCGGTCGCCAGCGGCAGCAGTGACTCGGGGCCCCCGGACACCTGGGCCGTGTCGGCGACCGGCAGCAGCCCGGCCTGTCCGGGACGGGGCACGTCCTCGCTCGCCGGCCGGTAGATCTCCACCGCCCGCTGCCTCGGGTACAGCCCCTCGACCTGGAGCGGGGTGTCGGGCGCGATCCGCCCGCCCGTCATGAGCGGCCCGAGACCCGTCACCCGCTCGTAGCCGGACTGTTCGAGGGCCCGCTTGACGACCGAGGACGACACGGTGCCGATCTGGTCGGGGTCGAGGTCGTTGCGGACGACGACGTAGTACACCCCGGCCCGGCTCAAGTAGTCGGCGAGGCCCGGTATCTCGCCGCCTGTCATCAGCGCCTGCTCGACCGCGTCGGTGGCCCGCCGGTTGCCGGGGGTGCCGAAGGGGACGTAGTCGCGTTGCGCCCAGCGGGACTCGGCGAGGACGTCGAGCGGCTGGTCGATGGGCGAGCCCCAGGTGTAGATGCCGTGCGCGGTCGCGGGGACCACGAGGGCGCGCGAGTCGGGGGAGTACTTCTCCAGCCAGTCGGCCGTGGAGTGCCAGTACTTCGGCAGCTCCTGGAAGGAGCCGGGGTTCAGGATCGAGCCGTTGAGATACGGCCACAGCAGTCCGGGCAGGATCAGGACGGCCGCCACGAGCGGCGCGTACCGGCGGCCCCTGATCTCTCTCGCCCCGCGCGTCTCGGCGGCCGTCCCCACCAGATGGGCGATGCCCAGTACCAGGGCGAGGGCCAGGCCCGGCTGGAACTTGTAGATGTTGCGGAAGGGGGCGAGACCGCCGTTCAGCCAGTCCTGCACCAGCCCGTGGAAGGGGGCGCCGAACGCGCCGCCGTACCCCGCGAGCAGCACCAGGACCGCGCTCAGCACGGTCAGCACCAGCCAGCGCCGCTCCGGCATGTCCCGCCGGGCCAGGCCCGCGAGGCCGAGCCCGGCGGCGAACGCCGAGCACAGGATCACGATCACCGAGGAGGCCACGGTCCAGCCGGCCGGCAGCCACGCCTCCACCAGGTGCAGATAGGCGACCCAGTTCCCGGCGCCGCGCAGTGCCTCCGTCGCCGACATCGTCTCGGTCGTGGTCCGCGCGCTCTCGACGTACGGCAGGAAGTTCTCGCCGTAGAAGCCGAGCAGCAGCAGCGGGATCACCCACCAGGCGGTCGCCAGGATCACGCCCGGCACCCACCAGGCGATCAGCTTGCGCTGCCGTGGCCCGGGCGGTCGGGACAGCAGGTACAGCCCGACCGGCAGCAGACAGGCGAGGGTGGAGGCCGCGTTCACACCGCCCATGAAGGGGATGACCAGCGCCGAGCGCAGGGCGGCGATCCGGGCGCTGTAGCGCTCGTTCGTCAGCGGCAGCAGCACCCACGGCAGGAAGGCGCCGGGCAGCGCGGCGGCGGAGGTGGAGCCGACGACGATCGTGAAGACGGGCCACAGCGCGTAGGCGACGGCGGCGAGCAGCCGGGAGGCGCCGTTGCCGACGCGCAGCCGTTCGGCCAGCCTGAGCGCGCCCCAGAACGCGACCGACACCACCAGCGACAGCCACAGCCGTTCCACCAGCCACACCGGCAACTGAAGGGCGTGGCCCAGCCAGTAGAACGGCAGCATCGGCCACAGGTAGCCGACGTACTGGTCCTGGATCCCGCCGAAGGACCCCTGGTCGTGCCACAACTGCCCGAGATCGGCGAGGAACCGCCCGGGGTCGGTGGTGACGCCGAGCTTGGTGTCGAAGGTCTGCCGCCCCGGGTGCACCACCAGGAACAGCACGAACACCACGGCCCAGAACCCGAGCAGCCAGCGCCGCGACCGCGGGCCCTCCGGCGGCCCCGACATGATCGCGGTGCTGGGGGCGGCTGCCGGAGGAGGGGCCTGGACCGTGGACGTCGTCATGGTGGACACCGCCGGAGGATGAGGAGGAGGTTCCAGGTGGCGACCTCGCGGATGCCGGGAGCCCGGACGACGGTCTCCGCGAGGAAGGGCCAGTAGCGGGAGCGCGCCGAGACGACCGTGACGTCGTCCCGGGCACGCACCTGCCGCAGGGTCGGGCCGATGTGCACGGCGAACAGGTTCTCGCCGAGGGTGTGCTTGGCGGCCTTTCCGGTACGCCGCCGATAGCGGGCCCGCGCCCGCTCGGCACCCAGGTAGTGCCAGGGTGCCCACTCGTGACCGCCCCACGGGGACAGCCAGTTGGTGAACGACACGTAGATCAGCCCACCGGGCCGGGTGACCCGGATCAGCTCACTGAGGAAGGTCTGCGGATCGGCCACGTGCTCCAGCACGTTGGAGGAGAAGGTGACGTCGGCGACGGCGTCGCGCAGGGGCAGCAGATAACCATCTGCGATCACGGCGGAGTCGGGCGGTTTGTCTCCCAGTTCGCGTGGATCGGGTTCGAAGAGATATGCGTGCGCTCCTCGACGCCGGAACTCCTCGGTGAAGTACCCGCCGCCACCGCCGACGTCCACGACGGTACGACCGGCGACGGGCCCGTCGTAGGCCTCGACCTGGTCGACGGCGTCACGGGCGAGCAGTGAGTAACAGGCGTCGGGATCATCCTGTTCGTGCCGAAAGGCCTGGAGGAGACTGAGGGATCGTCGAAACGAGGGGTCCTTGAACTCGTAGGGGCGCGGGGCAGTATTGAATATGCGGCTACCGCCGCGTGCGCGCGACCAGCCACGACGGCGCCGCACGCGAGTCACGGCCCCCAGCCCCTCACCGCCTCCGAAGCAACCGCACGGAACTGTCTGACAGTCCGATGCCAACGGAATCGAGCAGCCCTGTCACGTGCCGCCTTGCCCATCAACTCACGGCGATGTCCCGACAGGGCAAGCGTGCACCAGGCCGCGGCGAACGAGGACTCCCCCCGCGCCAGCACCCCCGTCTCCCCGTCCACGACGGAATCCCGCAGCCCCGGCACGTCGAAGGCGATGGTCGGCGTCTGACGGGTCGCCGCCTCGGTCACCACCAGCCCCCACCCCTCCACGGCGGACGGATGCAGCAACAGCCACGCCTCGCACAGCAGCCGGTGCTTCTCCGCCTCGGACACATGCCCGGTGAACTCCACGCCGGGACCGGCGAGTTGCTCCAGCCGGGCCCGCTCGGGACCGTCCCCGACGATCACCAGCCGGCCACCGGTCACCGGCCGCACCCGCTCCCAGAGACGGAGCAGCAGATCGATCCGCTTGTACTCGACCAGCCGGCCCACGGCCACGAACAGCGGTTCCGGCGAGCGCCGCACCAGCGGCTCCGGTTCCTCGACGCCGTTGTGCACGACGCGGATGCGGTCCCGTTCGACTCCGATCGCGCGCAGGGCGTGGGCGGTCGACGGGGACACGGCGACCAGCAGACTCCGGTGACGGGCCGCCGCCCCGGCCAGCGCCCAGTGCTCCAGTCTTCGGCCGAGCCGCGCCGCGGGCGCCAGGGGCCCGCCGAACCGCATCTTCCACAGATCGGTGTGCACGTGGTTGACGAGGCACAGGGTGGGGCCGTGGTGCCACAGGGGCGCGAGGTACGGCATGCCGTTGCACACCTCGACCAGCAGGTCGGTCTCGCCGACCTGGCGGCTGAAGGCCGTGCGGGCGCGCAGGTAGTGCCCGAACTCGCCGCCCGCCGACACGACCCGGTAGTCCCGGTAGGAGGCGGGCCCGCCGCACAGCAGGGTCACCTGGTGGCCGAGTCGGGTCAGTCCGTCGGCGAGCCGGTCGACGAGCAGCTCGGAGCCGCCGGCGGCCGGGTTGCCGAGGTCGCGATGGGCGAGGAAGACGATGCGGCGCGGAGGTGGGGGGAGCGCCGCGGGGTGCTGCGAGTCGTGCGGTGGGTCGTACTGCGCGGTGTGCAATGAGGGTTGCCGTTGCGACGCCTGGGAAGGCGGCCGCAGCGGATGGGGCACGTGCTGGGGCATGGGTGCTCCAACTCGTCTCAGGGTGCGGAACTCAGCGGTGTTTTCCGCCTGCTTGTGGGGGGACTGTGCGCTTCCTAGGGGGTGGGTGTGGGTGGGTTGTGCTTGGGTGGGGTGGCACAGTTTTCGCCCACCCGTTCGCCGTGGCTACTCACGTACGTGACAATTTCCGGGCTTATTAGAGCTGACGTCCAGTCACATCGTGAGGACGGGCTCGGGCGTATCGCTCATATCGGTGGACTCGGGGCGCCTGCGTCCCCGTACCACCAAAACGCCCCCCACGGCAGCCAGTACGAATCCAGCCACAGCGGCCCCGATCGGCAACGTCCGGCCCACTGTTCGCAGTTGTCCGCTGTCCCGCTTCGCCAGCCGTACCGCGTCCTTCTGGGTCGCGGTAGTGAACGCGATCTTCCGGCTGTCCAGCAGGACCACGGCGTCCTTCTTCGCACCGGGTGCCCGCAGGGTGCGCTTGGGGCCCACCTGCGCGTAGACGACCCGGCCGGTCGCCTGGTCCACGACCAGCTCGATGCCGTGGTTGGAGTACCACTCCTCGGCCAGCACCTGCGGCCGGTCGGGTTCGTCCACGATCGTGCCCGGCACCAGTCGTGTCCCGACCTTCGCCGGGGCGACGGTGCCGGTGAACCGGTAACCCGTGTACCCCTGAACCTTCTTCGTACCCTGGTAACGCAACGTCACCGTCGATCCCAGGGAGTTGTCCCACCACTGGTAGGAGCGTCGCTGCACGTCGAAGGGGAATTTCAGGTAGGCCTCGCCCTCGATGTACGGCTTCTCGCCGCAGCAGTGCACCGGCTTGGTGGTCTTGCGGTCCATCACCCAGCGGTGCGGGACGAACTCCAGCGCGTCGTGCGGGTCGGAGGCCGGCAGCGACTTGTCGGTGTCGACGGTGGTGGTCACGTCCCACACCGCGGCCCGGCCGCTGCGCTCGCTGGCCTCGACGTCGCCGCGCACCCGCTGGGTGACGGTGATCCGCTGACCGGGGACGGTTTCCAGCTCCTCGGTGTCGAAGACGCTGCCCGTCCCGCGGTAGACGGCGGTCTGGTCGATGTCGATCGGGTTCACGGCGGCGCGTGGTTCCACGTACCACGCGAGCAGGGGCGCCAGTACCAGCAGAAACGTGCCGAGTCCCAGCAGGATCAGGGAGATTGGAGAGGCTGTACGGCGCATCCGGACACTCCAGGGGCGTGAGATGACGGAGTTCGGGCCGCTCTATGGGCCGGAGACCGTAGGCGTCTTGGCACGGGGTGTCAACGTCTTGACGGATTGTCAAGGTGCTGTCGACACTGGGTCGACAGGCAGGGTGGGTACCGGGTTCCGGGTGGGGACGCATGCCGGATCGAGCCGCTCGAGAGAGGCTGCCCCTGCGATGTCCAGACTGCTCGCCGCCGCACTGACCGTCGTCGCCGCCGCACTGCTCGCCCTCGGTGCCGCGCTCGGCATCGTCGCGCTGCTGGAGGCGACGCCCGAGCAGCCCAACACGCCCTTGATCACCTACGAGCAGACGGATCAGGGGAGTTGACCCGTGACCGCCCGCCCGGCAGCCGTGAACACCCGCTCCGCCTGGCATGACGTGCCGCGTCTCCAGGTCCGCCGGTTCGCTGCCATCGCCATGTCCGAGGCCCCGGCGCTCGCGGAGGAGATCCTGCGCGAGATCCGCCGCGAGTACCCGCATCTGCCGGTGGTCCTGGACGAGTCCGGCGAACCGATGGCCCTGGTCGGCATCCGCCGCGCGATCGAGGTCTTCGTCCAGCACCTGGAGACCGCGGAGGGCCGTCCGAGGGTCCCCCCGGGTGTCTTCCAGGAGTTCGGCCGGGGCGAGGGCCTGAACGGCCGCAGCCTCGACTCCCTCCAGGCGATCTACCGCATGGGCGTACGCCTGGCCTGGCGCCGTTTCGCCGACATCGGCCAGCGCGTGGAGATCCCGCCGCCGGCGATGTACGAGCTGGTCGACGCGGGCTACGAGTACCTGGACGGCCTGGTCGACCAGTCGGTCCGCGGCTACGCGGAGGCGGCGGCCAGGCAGGCGGGGGAACGCCTCCGCCTCCAGCGCCGCCTGATGGAGCTGCTGCTCGCCGACCGCCACCACGGCGACCCGGCCGAGGCCCTCACCGAACGCGCGGCCCGTATCGGCTGGCCGCTCCCGAAGAAGGTCGCGGTCGGTGTCCTCCTCCGCCCGGCCCGCGAGGCGGTGCCGCCCGCGGTGACCCAGGGCGTGCTCCTGGACATGGACTACGAACAGCCCCGCATGGTCGTCCCGGAACCGGACGCGGCCGGCCGCCCCGAGCTCCTGCACCGGGCCCTGGCCGGCTGGTCGGGCGCGATCGGCCCCCCGGTCCCGCTGGCCGACGCGGCGAAGTCGCTGCGCTGGGCCGAGGCGGCCGTACGCCTGATGGAACGGGACCTGCTGCCCGCCGGCGAGGTCCTGTACTGCACCGAACACACCGAGGCCCTGGTCCTCCTGCAACCGGAGGAGCTGATAGACGACCTCGCCCTGCGCTGTCTGTCCCCCCTCCAGCACTGCGGCCCCACCCACGCCCGCCGCCTCGCCGAGACCCTGCTCGCCTGGCTGGAGACCCGCGGCGGCGCCCCGGAGGTCGCCACCCGCCTGGGCGTCCACCCACAGACGGTCCGCTACCGCTTACGCCAGATCCGAGAACTCTGGGGCGACGAGATAGACGACCCGGACCGCCGCTTCGAACTGGAACTGGTACTCCGGGCGCGCCGGCTGCGGGGGGAGCTGGCCTGAGCGACGCAGTGTGACGTGTCGCACACGGAGTGGGGGTGAACGTCCCGCAGGCCCATTGCCCGGGGAAACTGCCTGTCGCTAGCCTGTGTTCGTCATGCCGATCGTCTGTTGAAATATCGAACGCAGACGCCTTAGACAACATAGAGAGGGGGCCGGTTGTGGGACGCCTCGTACCTGCCGTGACCCGGGCTCTCGACATTCTCGAGCTCTTCCTCGACGGGGACGGCACGCTCTCCGCCCCCGACATAGTGCGCCGGCTCCAGCTGCCCCGCACCACGGTCCACGAGCTGGTGACCACTCTGGCCGCCCGTTCGTACATCGTCCAGGTGCCGGGCCAGCCGGGACGCTACCGGCTCGGGGTCCGGCCGTACCAGCTCGGCAGCCGCTACGCCGAGCAGCTCGACCTCGCCGCCGAGGGGCAGCAGGTCGCCCGGTCCGTCGCCGAGACCTGTGACGAGACCGTGCACGTGGCGATCCTGGAGGGCACCGACGTCATCTACATCGCCAAGGTCGACTCGACGCACGCGGTGCGGATGGTCTCGGCTGCGGGGCGCCGGCTCCCGGCCCACTGCACCTCCGTCGGCAAGATGCTCCTCGCCTCCCTCCCCGAGTCGCAGCTCGCCTCCCGTATCCAGAACGGCGTCCCGCTGGTCGCCATGACGCCCAACAGCATCACCGACCCCGGCATCCTGCGCGAGGCCCTGGACGAGATCCGGCAGCGCGGCATCGCCGTCGAGAACCGGGAGTCCAACCCGGACGTCTCCTGCGTGGCCGCCCCGGTCCGCGACCGCACCGGCCAGGTCGTCGCCGCGCTCTCCATCTCCGTGCCGATGATCCGCTGGAGCGACGACCGCCGCGCCGAACTCGAGCAGCTCGCCCTCAAGGGCGCCGCCGAACTCTCCGAGCGCCTCGGTCACCGGAGCCTGGCATGACCCGCCTGAGCAGGTACGACGTCGCCGTCCGGGCCGAGGCCGCCCTCGGCGAGGGGCCCACCTGGGACGCCACCGGGAACCGGCTGCTGTGGATCGACATCCTCGGCGCCCGGCTGCACACCTACGACCCCGCCACCGGCCGGCGCACGGTCCGCGTCCTGGACCAGCACATCGGCGCCGTCAAGCCGCGCGCGGGCGGCGGTCTCGTCCTCAACCTCC
Above is a window of Streptomyces griseorubiginosus DNA encoding:
- a CDS encoding class I SAM-dependent methyltransferase, producing MFNTAPRPYEFKDPSFRRSLSLLQAFRHEQDDPDACYSLLARDAVDQVEAYDGPVAGRTVVDVGGGGGYFTEEFRRRGAHAYLFEPDPRELGDKPPDSAVIADGYLLPLRDAVADVTFSSNVLEHVADPQTFLSELIRVTRPGGLIYVSFTNWLSPWGGHEWAPWHYLGAERARARYRRRTGKAAKHTLGENLFAVHIGPTLRQVRARDDVTVVSARSRYWPFLAETVVRAPGIREVATWNLLLILRRCPP
- a CDS encoding IclR family transcriptional regulator is translated as MGRLVPAVTRALDILELFLDGDGTLSAPDIVRRLQLPRTTVHELVTTLAARSYIVQVPGQPGRYRLGVRPYQLGSRYAEQLDLAAEGQQVARSVAETCDETVHVAILEGTDVIYIAKVDSTHAVRMVSAAGRRLPAHCTSVGKMLLASLPESQLASRIQNGVPLVAMTPNSITDPGILREALDEIRQRGIAVENRESNPDVSCVAAPVRDRTGQVVAALSISVPMIRWSDDRRAELEQLALKGAAELSERLGHRSLA
- a CDS encoding DUF3068 domain-containing protein → MRRTASPISLILLGLGTFLLVLAPLLAWYVEPRAAVNPIDIDQTAVYRGTGSVFDTEELETVPGQRITVTQRVRGDVEASERSGRAAVWDVTTTVDTDKSLPASDPHDALEFVPHRWVMDRKTTKPVHCCGEKPYIEGEAYLKFPFDVQRRSYQWWDNSLGSTVTLRYQGTKKVQGYTGYRFTGTVAPAKVGTRLVPGTIVDEPDRPQVLAEEWYSNHGIELVVDQATGRVVYAQVGPKRTLRAPGAKKDAVVLLDSRKIAFTTATQKDAVRLAKRDSGQLRTVGRTLPIGAAVAGFVLAAVGGVLVVRGRRRPESTDMSDTPEPVLTM
- a CDS encoding helix-turn-helix domain-containing protein, with product MTARPAAVNTRSAWHDVPRLQVRRFAAIAMSEAPALAEEILREIRREYPHLPVVLDESGEPMALVGIRRAIEVFVQHLETAEGRPRVPPGVFQEFGRGEGLNGRSLDSLQAIYRMGVRLAWRRFADIGQRVEIPPPAMYELVDAGYEYLDGLVDQSVRGYAEAAARQAGERLRLQRRLMELLLADRHHGDPAEALTERAARIGWPLPKKVAVGVLLRPAREAVPPAVTQGVLLDMDYEQPRMVVPEPDAAGRPELLHRALAGWSGAIGPPVPLADAAKSLRWAEAAVRLMERDLLPAGEVLYCTEHTEALVLLQPEELIDDLALRCLSPLQHCGPTHARRLAETLLAWLETRGGAPEVATRLGVHPQTVRYRLRQIRELWGDEIDDPDRRFELELVLRARRLRGELA
- a CDS encoding glycosyltransferase family 4 protein produces the protein MPQHVPHPLRPPSQASQRQPSLHTAQYDPPHDSQHPAALPPPPRRIVFLAHRDLGNPAAGGSELLVDRLADGLTRLGHQVTLLCGGPASYRDYRVVSAGGEFGHYLRARTAFSRQVGETDLLVEVCNGMPYLAPLWHHGPTLCLVNHVHTDLWKMRFGGPLAPAARLGRRLEHWALAGAAARHRSLLVAVSPSTAHALRAIGVERDRIRVVHNGVEEPEPLVRRSPEPLFVAVGRLVEYKRIDLLLRLWERVRPVTGGRLVIVGDGPERARLEQLAGPGVEFTGHVSEAEKHRLLCEAWLLLHPSAVEGWGLVVTEAATRQTPTIAFDVPGLRDSVVDGETGVLARGESSFAAAWCTLALSGHRRELMGKAARDRAARFRWHRTVRQFRAVASEAVRGWGP